Proteins encoded by one window of Panicum virgatum strain AP13 chromosome 7N, P.virgatum_v5, whole genome shotgun sequence:
- the LOC120684018 gene encoding endoglucanase A-like, whose product MEAAFQARQEAAEERWRAERDDIQQKLDQALTFMQSLGSAMGVLPPQFPPAPLVRRAETPPTNQSVASNDGPVNPDFSPQVQQTQQPQQFVWPPPQWVAWIQQQQQPGWSQTPTWPPPQMWPQHPAPPPPPSGP is encoded by the exons ATGGAAGCAGCCTTCCAAGCACGGCAggaggcggcagaggagaggtGGAGGGCCGAGCGGGACGACATCCAGCAAAAATTGGATCAAGCTCTAACATTTATGCAAAGCCTGGGCTCGGCGATGGGTGTTTTGCCTCCACAATTCCCTCCGGCCCCACTTGTTCGTCGTGCAGAAACTCCTCCTACC AATCAGTCGGTGGCATCCAATGATGGGCCAGTGAATCCTGACTTCTCGCCTCAGGTGCAGCAGactcagcagcctcagcagtttgTATGGCCACCGCCTCAATGGGTGGCTTggattcagcagcagcagcagccaggttGGTCGCAGACGCCTACATGGCCGCCCCCGCAGATGTGGCCGCAGCACccggcaccgccgccaccgccgtcgggcCCGTGA